The Oxyura jamaicensis isolate SHBP4307 breed ruddy duck chromosome Z, BPBGC_Ojam_1.0, whole genome shotgun sequence genome window below encodes:
- the LOC118156455 gene encoding relaxin-3-like has translation MGATMGAKLRLVCAAAALLLCCAPPGQPGARGALLSAGDGDGYGVKLCGREFIRAVIFTCGGSRWKRLSLLAAEPAPAVDSSQAESNKLLGNFKLQSVLGPELEQMQRSSPFLGWEILKDLYSLNDYNEYEPVADDFKELLQQVEEAAQKDRGGKGIPNPVGSNSYPWARYPRRKRESLGLAGMCCKWGCTKAEISTICRV, from the exons ATGGGGGCCACGATGGGGGCCAAGCTGCGACTCGTGTGCGCCGCGGCGgcgctgctgctgtgctgcgcCCCGCCGGGACAGCCCGGAGCCCGGGGCGCGCTGCTGTCGGCGGGCGACGGCGACGGCTACGGGGTGAAGCTGTGCGGCCGGGAGTTCATCCGCGCCGTCATCTTCACCTGCGGCGGGTCCCGCTGGAAGCGGCTCTCCCTGCTGGCCGCGGAGCCGGCGCCCGCCGTCG attCCTCTCAAGCAGAAAGCAACAAACTTCTGGGAAACTTCAAGTTGCAATCAGTTTTGGGTCCTGAACTGGAACAGATGCAGAGAAGCAGCCCATTTCTTGGATGGGAGATACTGAAGGACTTGTATAGTTTAAATGACTATAATGAATATGAACCTGTGGCAGATGACTTCAAAGAACTTCTTCAACAGGTGGAAGAAGCTGCTCAGAAGGacaggggaggaaaaggaattCCAAATCCTGTGGGATCAAACAGTTATCCTTGGGCCAGATATCCCAGAAGAAAACGTGAATCTCTGGGTCTGGCAGGAATGTGTTGCAAATGGGGCTGTACAAAAGCTGAAATTAGTACTATATGCAGAGTTTAA
- the PLGRKT gene encoding plasminogen receptor (KT), translated as MGFVFSKSMNENLKAQQEFMLMNSRLQLERQLLMQNQMRERQTAMQIAWTREFLKYFGTFFGLAAIGLTAGAIKKKNPGVLLPIVPLSFIFAYQYDMGYGTLLQRIKGEAENILDTQSALLEPPKGSLTFEDLEKIRRSQSKFFIEK; from the exons ATGGGGTTCGTCTTCTCCAAGTCCATGAACGAAAACCTGAAAGCTCAGCAGGAGTTTATGCTCATGAACTCGCGGCTGCAG CTGGAAAGGCAACTACTGATGCAGAATCAGATGAGAGAGCGACAAACAGCCATGCAGATTGCCTGGACACGGGAATTTCTTAAATACTTTGGGACATTCTTTGGACTTGCTGCCATAGGTTTAACAGCGGG agcaataaaaaagaagaaCCCAGGAGTTTTACTGCCAATAGTTCCCTTAAGCTTTATATTTGCCTATCAGTATGATATGGGCTATGGGACACTGTTGCAAAGGATAAAag gtgAAGCAGAAAACATATTGGACACCCAGAGCGCTTTGCTGGAACCACCAAAGGGATCACTCACTTTTGAAGACctggaaaaaatcagaagatCTCAGAGCAAGTTCTTCATAGAAAAATAG